ACAAAGCTTTACATAAATGCCAGGCAAAACATCTTTATGCTCCAAGCTTATGCATAGCTATGAACATCCCAATATGCCTTATTCGAATATGCAAGCACAAAATAAACTTCACAATGCAATAAAATCAGAACAAGCATGGACCACCACCCCAATATTAGAATTGCTATTACCTCCATCCTCAGGGATGTCAGAGGTCCACAATGTGAGGTTATCCCTCAGAAGTTGCATAATTAATGTGCTGTCTTTGTACGATTCCTCATTCAATGTATCCAGCTCAGAAATTGCTTCATCAAAAGCTTGCTTGGAAAGGTGACAAGCCCTGGAAATGGATTTAAATGACATGTAATCTGGAACAAAACCAtctgaatgatgtcaaataagtaAAACTGTAGCAGGTCATACCTTTCAGGTGAGTTCATGATCTCATAATAGAACACAGAGAAATTCAATGCCAAACCAAGGCGAATTGGGTGTGTAGGAGGCAGATCTGCCTCAGCTGTACTGGTAGCTGCCTGTTGAATGGTTCcagacaataaaaaaaaatcactacAGCAAAACACTACTCTGTAAACAATATGAATAAGGTTACATCACAAGTCTAGTGTAGCACATACCAACACATTTTCCAGGATGAATCCAAAGTTCACTAACCAAAATAGAGTAGCTAAATAGTTTGTTCCAACTATAATATATTGCTTTCATTAGGCAAAGTAAATAGCCAAGATGAAGAGATGAGAGATGAGAAAGATACAGGAGGGGGCAATGAGAGATCAGAGAGCAAGATATGACAAGATGAAGTCAATTAACATATGACAACCAGAACATCACAAGAGAGGAGAGCAAGATATCCTTAAATCATGACAGTTAACTAATAATAGAAAGACCATGACAAAGTAATCAAGAACTACATTATCAATCAATGACTCTGATATAGATAGAAGTGcaacaaaatatcatttttagaagGAATCTCAAAATGTCGCTACCTAAGGCAGCTACTTGAGATGAAACAGAtatagagccaaaaataatagaaaaagttAAAACTTGAGTCAAAACACTACCTGATATGCTTCCAAAGACTTGTCTGTAGCCTCCTTCCTCTCATTGCCAGTCTTGAATTCTGCCAAGTAGCGATAATAATCTCCCTTCCTGTAATCAAACCAAACAAAAAGGTCAGACCTCAGAAATTTATGTGCATTTACCCAACATCTCAGATCAGGCTCACATCTTGTAGAAGAAAATCGATGACTCCCCGGCGGTGGAGGACGGGATTAGATGCTCGTCGATCAAGGTCATGATGTCGCTGCAGATGCCGGAGAGCTCCGATTCCGCCTTCTGCCGGTACTCCTTGATCTGCTTGACATGATGCTCATTGCCTCTGGCCTTTTCcttctgttcgatcgaagagaggATCCTCCACGAGGCCCGCCGCGCCCCGACCACGTTCTTGTACCCCACCGACAGCAGGTTTCGCTCCTCCACGGTGAGGTCGACGTCTAGGCTCGCCACCTTCTTCATCGCGTCCACCATCTCTGCGCCCAGTAAACGTCACCAAAAACCCGAATTTAGGGGATCCGACGGCGCCAGCAAAGCCCTAGGGTTCAGAGATCTAGAAGAGAGGAGCGAGGGCGATTCGTACCGTCGTAGCGCTCGGCCTGCTCGGCCAGCTTGGCGATGTAGACGTAATTCTCGCGATCTCTCTGCGACGCCATGGGAGGTCGTATCGCATCGATCTgttcctcttcctcgtcctcgTCTTCCAAGGCTTGGGTCTTCGGCGACAGCTACTCCGAGATGCGTGTAGAGGTCTGATGATGGAATCCTCGACCGTTGGATCTCCGGCATCTTGGTCAACCTGACCATTTGGGATCGAACGGCGAGAAAATGAATACACGCAGATTCATGTAATATTTCATAAGTGATAGATGAATTCACGAGAAAATATCAtatatgtcatttaatatatatttatttctctAATAGGGAAAGATATAAAAGGATATGATTATATGAAACATTGCTTGATGAGTACCACTCAATACAAAGTTGCACAGAAAATATGcaacaataagaaaaaaaatattaaatttttaatgaAGAATCAAattcatttgaataaatttaaGTATAAAAAGATTATTAGGTTAAAAAAAAGGGACCTTAAAAATAAGATTTAATTTGTATTTCTAGACCTTTGTGGGAAGAGGATATGTTAAAACACTTTGAATgctcttaagatttttttttaatagattAAGATAAGATAGAATGAAAGAATGCTCCTAAGTGTCACAATCAAATAAATTTAAAACAAGAACTACAAAAAACCAATTAACATAACTCCTCCTCAGATGGGTTGACAGATTACAGGACATCTGTTAAATCATAAAAGAGGGCATGGATCATGCATAATATTGAACTAGTAAAAATAATGAACATGGGATAAAAATTGTTTCATTGATAGCAGTGGTCCAACAGATATATATGACTGTGAAGATACTACATGTTTACAGAACAACTTCCCCTGGATGTTGAAAATGCATTGC
This Musa acuminata AAA Group cultivar baxijiao chromosome BXJ1-2, Cavendish_Baxijiao_AAA, whole genome shotgun sequence DNA region includes the following protein-coding sequences:
- the LOC135609513 gene encoding 14-3-3-like protein D — protein: MASQRDRENYVYIAKLAEQAERYDEMVDAMKKVASLDVDLTVEERNLLSVGYKNVVGARRASWRILSSIEQKEKARGNEHHVKQIKEYRQKAESELSGICSDIMTLIDEHLIPSSTAGESSIFFYKMKGDYYRYLAEFKTGNERKEATDKSLEAYQAATSTAEADLPPTHPIRLGLALNFSVFYYEIMNSPERACHLSKQAFDEAISELDTLNEESYKDSTLIMQLLRDNLTLWTSDIPEDGEDTAKSGAGEDAQ